One part of the Nostoc sp. PCC 7120 = FACHB-418 genome encodes these proteins:
- a CDS encoding PAS domain-containing hybrid sensor histidine kinase/response regulator translates to MSNVDQVNYELADELTALRQRIAELEQLEKQYQHKQVELERHIEDLQAKLRTLHITNVDIESHLEPVTLQRLQQEISQRQQVDAALTESEERWRLALDAANLGFWDWNVLTAKVVWSENHERLFGLVSGSFDGTYETFLSCVHPEDRESVIQVIGVCLENKTDYYDEFRIVWPDKSIHWIAAKGRFFYNDQGQPVRMIGVCMDITKSKRTEENNRQLATQVQEQANVLNAILATSVDHIYIFNRTGHYQYVSHGGAAVLGLYPQQMIGKTVQELNLPQELIDKVNGQFLAVMKAGKPVKDECEYVAADGKHYYEYILTPLRNIDHNIEGVITVSRDMTEHKRAEQSIRNSEARFRRLFESNLIGVAFWNVDGFITDANDAYLQLVGYTREQFNTLGKINWRELTPPDYKHLDDRAIAEVKTNGISRIYEKQYIQRNGRRVSIVLGIALLDDSDEQGVAFVLDISERKLAEQQRDRLLCAERIARKDAEIANRIKDEFLAVLSHELRTPLNPILGWSKLLRSRQFDAATTDRALETIERNATLQTQLIEDLLDVSRILQGKLSLNICPVSLPIVIGAAIDTVRLAAEAKEIKIQNVFDPNLGQVMGDANRLQQVVWNLLSNAVKFTSPGGTVEIHLKAVNDQAQIQVIDTGKGITPEFLPYVFDYFRQADGTTTRNFGGLGLGLAIVRQVVELHGGTVQAKSPGDGLGATFTVNLPLSPKNEAMNHEDKNPVSANFQPATLSGVRVLIVDDEPDIRDLVTFILEDYDVKVIAVSSAQEALEALSQSLPDIIVSDIGMPDVDGYMLMRQLRQRSPQEGGNLPAIALTAYAGEINQKQALAAGFQLHISKPVDPDALIEAIGNLVNNQ, encoded by the coding sequence ATGTCAAACGTTGATCAAGTTAACTATGAACTTGCTGATGAATTAACAGCTTTACGACAACGTATAGCTGAATTAGAACAACTAGAAAAGCAATATCAGCATAAGCAAGTAGAACTTGAACGGCACATAGAAGATTTGCAGGCAAAACTAAGAACATTACATATAACCAATGTTGACATCGAAAGCCATCTAGAACCTGTTACTTTGCAGCGACTCCAGCAAGAAATTTCTCAAAGACAACAGGTAGATGCAGCTTTAACGGAAAGTGAAGAAAGGTGGAGGCTGGCTTTAGATGCTGCCAATTTGGGTTTTTGGGATTGGAATGTCCTGACTGCAAAAGTGGTCTGGTCAGAAAATCATGAGCGGCTGTTTGGTTTAGTTTCAGGTAGTTTTGATGGCACTTATGAGACGTTTTTATCCTGTGTTCACCCCGAAGATAGGGAATCAGTCATACAGGTTATTGGTGTTTGTTTAGAAAACAAAACTGATTACTATGATGAATTTCGCATTGTTTGGCCAGACAAAAGTATACATTGGATTGCAGCTAAAGGTAGATTTTTCTATAACGACCAAGGACAGCCAGTGCGGATGATTGGGGTTTGCATGGATATTACCAAAAGCAAACGCACAGAAGAAAATAATCGACAACTAGCAACCCAAGTTCAAGAACAAGCAAATGTCTTAAATGCCATCCTCGCTACATCCGTTGATCATATTTATATCTTTAATCGTACTGGTCACTATCAGTATGTCAGTCATGGTGGTGCTGCTGTTTTGGGTCTTTATCCACAGCAGATGATTGGTAAAACTGTGCAAGAACTTAATTTACCTCAAGAATTAATAGACAAGGTAAATGGTCAATTTCTGGCGGTTATGAAAGCTGGGAAACCAGTCAAAGACGAATGTGAATATGTAGCGGCAGATGGTAAACATTATTATGAATATATTTTGACACCGCTACGCAACATTGACCACAACATTGAGGGTGTGATTACAGTCTCGCGCGATATGACCGAACACAAACGCGCTGAACAATCTATCCGCAATAGTGAAGCCAGATTCCGCCGTTTGTTTGAGTCTAACTTGATTGGGGTAGCTTTTTGGAATGTGGATGGTTTTATTACAGATGCCAATGATGCTTATTTACAACTAGTTGGCTACACCCGCGAACAATTTAACACCTTAGGCAAAATTAATTGGCGAGAACTTACCCCTCCAGATTATAAACATTTGGACGATCGCGCGATCGCGGAAGTCAAAACCAACGGCATTTCTCGAATTTACGAAAAGCAATACATTCAACGCAATGGTAGACGGGTGTCGATTGTGCTGGGAATCGCTTTACTTGATGACTCTGATGAGCAAGGTGTGGCTTTTGTCCTAGATATTAGCGAACGCAAATTGGCAGAACAACAACGCGATCGCCTATTATGTGCTGAGAGAATAGCCCGTAAAGATGCAGAAATCGCTAACCGTATCAAAGATGAATTTTTGGCGGTTCTCTCTCACGAACTACGTACCCCCCTCAACCCTATTTTAGGCTGGTCAAAATTACTGCGTTCTCGTCAGTTTGATGCTGCAACTACAGACCGCGCTTTAGAAACTATTGAACGCAACGCTACACTACAAACCCAGTTAATTGAAGATTTATTAGATGTCTCACGCATCCTCCAAGGAAAATTAAGCCTCAATATTTGTCCTGTCAGTTTGCCAATTGTCATTGGAGCAGCAATTGATACTGTACGGCTAGCAGCAGAAGCCAAAGAAATTAAAATTCAAAATGTGTTCGACCCTAACTTGGGTCAAGTTATGGGTGATGCCAATCGTCTACAACAAGTAGTCTGGAATCTGCTTTCTAACGCAGTTAAATTTACATCCCCCGGTGGTACAGTAGAAATCCATCTCAAAGCCGTTAATGATCAAGCACAGATTCAAGTAATTGATACAGGTAAAGGAATTACACCAGAGTTTTTACCTTATGTGTTCGATTACTTCCGTCAGGCTGATGGCACGACGACACGTAACTTTGGTGGCTTAGGTTTAGGACTAGCAATTGTGCGTCAAGTCGTAGAACTGCATGGAGGTACAGTTCAGGCCAAAAGTCCAGGGGACGGATTAGGGGCTACTTTTACCGTTAATTTACCACTCTCACCCAAAAATGAAGCAATGAACCATGAGGATAAAAATCCTGTATCAGCTAACTTTCAACCTGCCACTCTTTCAGGCGTGAGAGTTTTGATTGTAGATGATGAACCAGACATCCGCGACTTAGTTACCTTTATTCTGGAAGATTATGATGTAAAAGTCATAGCCGTCTCATCGGCACAAGAAGCCCTAGAAGCCCTATCCCAATCTCTACCAGATATTATAGTTAGTGATATTGGAATGCCAGATGTAGACGGTTATATGCTGATGCGTCAACTCAGACAACGATCGCCCCAAGAAGGAGGGAATCTGCCGGCGATCGCCCTCACAGCCTACGCTGGAGAAATTAATCAAAAACAAGCCCTAGCCGCCGGATTCCAACTGCACATATCCAAGCCCGTAGATCCAGATGCTTTAATTGAGGCGATCGGTAATTTGGTCAATAATCAATAA
- the pabB gene encoding aminodeoxychorismate synthase component I, whose product MADIKTLIIDNYDSYTFNLYQMIAEVNGELPLVIHNDKLDWYELKQLVFDNIVISPGPGRPENPKDFGICQQILQNYLDVPLLGVCLGHQGIGHYYGGKVIHAPEPKHGRLSHVYHNGGDLFQEIPTPFQVVRYHSLLVAEELPSCLEKVAWTEDGLVMGLRHRHLPLWGVQFHPESICSEYGYKLLENFQAITEGFIRQNGRHRPKLESKSFSISPNSPIPAPSQEFTVCSQKLDYYLDTEQTFVHLFGEDPHAFWLDSSLVEPGLSRFSFMGGSGGINSLLVSYCTQSQELTITQSGKVTRTQESIFDYLKREINRRRCPSDELPFDFNCGFVGYFGYELKAKSGSGLEHPSLFPDAILILSDRLIAFDHQEQTTYLVYLAPVGETAPAQAWFELTEKRLRTLPPLPPLVPSTTSHPVTFRLSRSYQTYKDDISRCLKEIREGETYQVCLTNRLCTDTIADPLEFYRRLRQVNPAPYSAFLRFGEMAIACSSPERFLQIDRQGWVETKPIKGTVRRGETPEEDFLLRESLRSSEKERSENLMIVDLLRNDLGRVCQVGSIHVPKLMDVESYATVHQLVSTIRGLLSPDMDATDCIRLAFPGGSMTGAPKLRTMEIIDQLEQEARGVYSGAIGFLGVNGTADLNIVIRTAVLTPNQTSIGIGGGIVALSDVEMEFQETILKANALIQAMLLTVHGEYHPSLYRILGMPTEVFC is encoded by the coding sequence ATGGCCGATATCAAAACATTAATTATTGACAACTACGACTCTTATACTTTTAATCTCTACCAGATGATTGCTGAAGTCAACGGAGAGTTGCCCCTTGTTATTCATAATGACAAATTAGATTGGTATGAATTAAAACAACTTGTTTTTGATAATATAGTCATTTCTCCTGGGCCTGGTCGTCCTGAAAACCCTAAAGATTTCGGTATTTGTCAACAGATACTACAAAACTATTTAGATGTTCCCTTGCTTGGTGTTTGTCTTGGTCACCAAGGAATTGGTCATTATTATGGTGGTAAGGTCATCCACGCACCAGAACCTAAACATGGTCGATTGAGTCATGTTTATCATAATGGTGGTGATTTATTCCAAGAAATTCCTACACCTTTTCAAGTTGTCCGCTATCATTCTTTGCTGGTTGCGGAAGAATTGCCCAGTTGTTTAGAAAAAGTAGCCTGGACTGAAGACGGGTTGGTAATGGGGTTGCGTCATCGTCATTTGCCATTGTGGGGGGTGCAGTTTCACCCAGAATCTATCTGTAGTGAGTATGGATATAAATTGCTGGAAAACTTCCAAGCCATTACGGAAGGATTCATCCGCCAAAATGGTAGACATCGCCCCAAATTAGAAAGCAAAAGTTTCTCTATTTCTCCTAACTCACCTATTCCAGCGCCATCCCAAGAATTTACTGTTTGTAGCCAAAAACTAGATTATTACCTTGATACAGAACAGACATTTGTTCATCTTTTTGGTGAAGATCCTCATGCTTTTTGGCTTGATAGTAGCCTTGTAGAACCAGGATTATCCCGTTTCTCTTTTATGGGAGGAAGCGGGGGGATAAACAGTTTACTCGTTTCTTACTGCACCCAATCTCAAGAATTGACGATTACACAATCGGGTAAGGTGACACGCACTCAAGAGAGTATTTTTGACTATCTCAAACGCGAAATTAATCGTCGCCGTTGCCCATCTGATGAGCTACCTTTTGATTTTAACTGTGGTTTTGTGGGCTACTTTGGTTATGAACTGAAGGCAAAATCCGGGTCTGGGTTAGAGCATCCCTCATTATTTCCCGATGCTATCTTGATTTTAAGCGATCGCCTGATTGCTTTTGACCACCAAGAGCAAACCACTTACTTAGTTTACCTCGCCCCTGTGGGTGAAACAGCACCAGCCCAAGCCTGGTTTGAACTAACTGAAAAACGTCTGCGGACACTCCCGCCTCTTCCTCCCCTCGTTCCTAGTACTACATCTCACCCCGTTACTTTCCGTTTAAGTCGGTCATACCAGACATATAAAGATGATATTTCTAGATGTCTCAAAGAAATTCGTGAGGGGGAAACTTACCAAGTTTGCCTGACTAATCGATTATGCACAGACACAATTGCTGATCCATTGGAATTTTATCGCCGATTACGCCAAGTTAATCCGGCTCCCTACTCTGCTTTTCTACGGTTTGGTGAGATGGCGATCGCCTGTTCTTCCCCGGAGCGATTTCTGCAAATTGACCGTCAAGGCTGGGTAGAAACCAAGCCGATCAAGGGAACTGTACGCCGGGGAGAGACTCCCGAAGAAGATTTTTTACTCCGGGAAAGTTTGCGTAGCAGCGAAAAAGAGCGATCCGAAAACTTAATGATTGTTGATTTATTACGCAACGATTTAGGGCGAGTTTGCCAAGTCGGGAGTATCCATGTTCCCAAATTAATGGATGTAGAAAGTTATGCAACGGTGCATCAACTTGTCAGCACTATCCGTGGTTTATTATCCCCCGACATGGACGCAACCGACTGCATTCGTCTGGCATTTCCGGGCGGCTCGATGACAGGTGCGCCTAAACTGAGAACGATGGAGATTATTGATCAACTTGAGCAAGAGGCGCGGGGAGTTTATTCAGGGGCGATCGGTTTTTTGGGTGTAAACGGTACAGCCGACTTGAATATTGTCATCCGTACCGCCGTACTGACACCAAATCAAACTTCTATTGGTATAGGGGGTGGGATTGTCGCACTCTCTGATGTGGAAATGGAATTTCAAGAAACTATCCTCAAAGCTAATGCGCTAATTCAGGCGATGCTCTTGACTGTTCACGGAGAATATCATCCTAGTCTTTACCGTATTTTAGGAATGCCCACAGAGGTTTTCTGTTGA
- the holA gene encoding DNA polymerase III subunit delta, giving the protein MPIYVYWGEDDFAIAKAVTTLRDRVLDPLWTSFNYTSFPPEDGDAAIQALNQVMTPAFGAGGRLVWLMNTNLLQNCPENVLAELTRTLSVIPENSFLLLTCHNKPDERLKSTKLLKQSATEFREFPLIPPWKTELLIQSVNQAAQTVGVKLTPKSAELLAEAVGNDTRLLYNEMEKLRLYAEDSNRPIEENTVTRLVRNTTHNSLQLAAAIRVGDTAKALTILADLINAAEPELRIIATLIGQFRTWLWVKLMVESGERNPQAIAQAAEIGNPKRIYFLQQEVQPLSLRQLISCLPLLLELEVTVKQGRAEISILQIKIIELCQLCQRI; this is encoded by the coding sequence ATGCCAATTTACGTTTACTGGGGCGAAGATGACTTTGCGATCGCCAAAGCAGTGACAACATTACGCGATCGCGTCCTTGATCCCCTGTGGACTAGTTTTAACTACACCAGTTTTCCCCCAGAAGACGGCGACGCAGCTATCCAGGCGTTAAACCAAGTCATGACACCAGCTTTTGGCGCTGGGGGAAGGTTAGTTTGGCTGATGAATACTAACCTCTTACAAAATTGTCCTGAGAATGTATTGGCAGAACTAACGCGCACTTTATCAGTAATTCCCGAAAATTCCTTTTTATTGCTTACCTGCCATAATAAACCAGATGAACGCTTGAAATCCACAAAATTACTGAAGCAATCCGCCACTGAATTTCGAGAATTTCCCCTCATTCCCCCTTGGAAGACAGAATTATTGATCCAATCTGTGAATCAAGCTGCTCAAACGGTGGGAGTAAAACTTACACCAAAATCAGCCGAACTTTTAGCAGAAGCTGTAGGTAATGATACACGCCTGCTTTACAATGAGATGGAGAAATTACGCCTATACGCTGAGGATAGCAATCGGCCTATTGAAGAAAATACTGTTACTCGGTTAGTCAGAAATACAACCCACAATAGCTTACAACTAGCAGCAGCGATTAGAGTTGGCGACACAGCTAAAGCTTTAACTATTTTGGCTGATCTCATCAATGCTGCTGAACCAGAATTGCGGATAATAGCCACCTTAATCGGTCAATTTCGCACTTGGTTATGGGTGAAACTGATGGTAGAAAGTGGAGAACGCAATCCCCAGGCGATCGCCCAAGCTGCTGAAATCGGCAACCCTAAACGTATCTACTTTCTTCAGCAAGAAGTCCAACCACTTTCCCTCAGGCAGTTAATTTCTTGTCTACCATTATTACTAGAGTTGGAGGTTACTGTTAAACAAGGCCGGGCTGAAATATCAATACTTCAAATTAAAATCATAGAACTTTGTCAACTATGTCAACGCATCTAA
- a CDS encoding DUF4168 domain-containing protein — MKMINQAFYRRTSMQNLLVKTLFFGIFTSTSLFISTVSLKANAQNQSFNNTEITGYAQAVLAMEPARQQAFGEIKRIVGDREVPKIVCNEPNSMNALPGKARDIAVNYCNHSQKIVSDYGLTIDQFNRITREIQSNNNLKRQVYNTLIRLQKNTNSQ, encoded by the coding sequence ATGAAGATGATTAATCAAGCTTTTTACCGACGAACTAGTATGCAAAATCTACTTGTCAAAACTTTGTTTTTTGGCATTTTCACCAGTACTAGTTTGTTTATCAGTACTGTGAGCTTAAAAGCTAATGCTCAAAATCAATCGTTTAACAATACGGAAATCACTGGCTATGCTCAAGCTGTATTGGCAATGGAGCCAGCACGTCAACAAGCCTTTGGAGAAATTAAAAGAATTGTCGGTGATAGAGAGGTTCCCAAGATTGTTTGTAATGAGCCTAATAGCATGAATGCTCTACCAGGTAAGGCTAGAGATATTGCTGTCAATTACTGTAATCATTCTCAAAAAATTGTTAGTGATTATGGTCTGACTATAGATCAATTTAATAGAATAACGCGGGAAATCCAAAGTAATAACAACTTAAAAAGGCAGGTTTACAATACATTAATTCGCCTACAGAAAAATACTAACTCTCAATAG
- a CDS encoding nuclear transport factor 2 family protein: MDTTHKAQVIANEKNLLSAMKTNNVKLLDKLLHDELLFNGPSGETATKAMDLENYRSGNINLHTVESSELILSVVGDDVVVAVTVEIQGNYLGQEINGKFRYLRVWKLFENNWKVIAGSVVTLSTDN, translated from the coding sequence ATGGATACCACCCATAAAGCCCAGGTCATTGCTAACGAGAAAAATCTTCTCTCAGCGATGAAAACCAATAATGTGAAACTTTTGGATAAACTGCTTCACGATGAGCTTCTGTTTAACGGGCCAAGTGGCGAAACGGCAACGAAAGCGATGGATCTGGAAAATTACCGTTCGGGAAACATCAACCTGCATACAGTTGAATCAAGTGAGCTAATACTAAGTGTGGTCGGAGACGACGTTGTTGTTGCCGTCACAGTAGAGATACAAGGAAACTATTTAGGGCAAGAAATTAATGGCAAATTCCGCTATCTCAGGGTTTGGAAGCTATTTGAAAACAACTGGAAAGTGATTGCCGGAAGCGTGGTTACGCTAAGTACCGACAACTGA
- a CDS encoding helix-turn-helix transcriptional regulator encodes MMTFTKTSEQIEVSSKETKANFLQEVMERLEDGILILTNAGEIVHANASAYHLCCQLSQGSFDSQLIPPIIWKLCQLLLNTHNLYPEKNLILSDEIMLDKSNTLRVRVRLVKLERFITSCLLVTIENQYESLKNAAIAEIRKYDLTPREAEIWRLYRSHNSYKEIAAQLYITINTVKKHMKNIHAKRQAFVAVHQ; translated from the coding sequence ATGATGACTTTCACAAAGACATCGGAGCAAATAGAAGTTTCATCAAAAGAAACGAAAGCCAACTTTTTACAAGAAGTCATGGAAAGACTAGAAGATGGCATTCTTATTTTGACTAATGCCGGAGAAATAGTTCATGCCAATGCGTCAGCTTATCATTTATGTTGCCAGCTAAGTCAAGGTAGTTTTGATTCTCAACTTATTCCGCCGATAATTTGGAAATTGTGCCAACTCTTGCTAAATACTCATAATTTATATCCTGAAAAGAATCTGATTTTATCTGATGAGATTATGCTCGATAAATCAAATACACTAAGGGTTCGTGTCAGATTAGTTAAGCTAGAACGGTTCATCACATCTTGTTTATTAGTAACTATTGAGAATCAGTATGAATCTTTAAAAAATGCAGCGATCGCCGAAATCAGGAAATACGATCTCACTCCTAGAGAAGCTGAAATCTGGCGACTTTATCGCTCTCATAATAGCTATAAAGAAATTGCCGCCCAGCTTTACATTACTATCAATACTGTCAAGAAGCACATGAAGAATATTCATGCTAAACGCCAGGCATTCGTAGCTGTTCACCAATGA
- a CDS encoding homogentisate phytyltransferase, whose amino-acid sequence MNQSSQDRPLRPKPLQSSFQWLYAFWKFSRPHTIIGTSLSVLGLYLISIAVSSTGFALTQINSVLGAWLACLCGNVYIVGLNQLEDIEIDKVNKPHLPLASGEFSRKQGRIIVILTGITAIVLAWLNGPYLFGMVAVSLAIGTAYSLPPIRLKQFPFWAALCIFSVRGTIVNLGLYLHFSWLLQNKQSIPLPVWILTVFILIFTFAIAIFKDIPDMEGDRLYNITTLTIQLGPQAVFNLAMWVLTVCYLGMVIIGVLRLGTINSVFLVVTHLVILCWMWMQSLAVDIHDKTAIAQFYQFIWKLFFLEYLMFPIACLLA is encoded by the coding sequence ATGAACCAAAGTTCCCAAGACAGACCGTTGCGACCTAAACCATTGCAATCATCTTTTCAGTGGCTTTATGCTTTTTGGAAATTTTCCCGCCCACACACAATTATTGGCACAAGTCTCAGTGTTTTGGGCTTATATTTAATTTCTATCGCCGTCAGTTCCACCGGTTTTGCCCTGACGCAGATAAACTCCGTTTTAGGAGCATGGCTGGCCTGTCTCTGTGGCAATGTTTATATTGTGGGGTTAAATCAATTAGAAGATATTGAAATTGATAAAGTTAATAAACCTCATTTACCTCTAGCTTCGGGAGAATTTAGCCGCAAACAAGGACGGATAATTGTAATTCTCACGGGAATTACCGCCATAGTATTAGCTTGGTTAAATGGCCCTTATTTATTTGGTATGGTGGCGGTGAGTTTAGCCATTGGTACTGCCTATTCTTTACCACCAATTCGTTTAAAACAGTTTCCCTTTTGGGCGGCCTTGTGTATTTTTTCAGTAAGGGGAACGATTGTTAATTTAGGATTATATCTGCACTTCAGTTGGCTACTACAGAATAAACAGTCAATTCCTCTACCTGTATGGATATTAACGGTATTTATTTTAATATTTACCTTTGCGATCGCCATCTTTAAAGATATCCCTGATATGGAAGGCGATCGCCTCTACAATATTACCACTCTCACCATCCAACTAGGGCCACAAGCTGTCTTTAATTTGGCAATGTGGGTATTAACGGTTTGCTACTTGGGTATGGTGATAATTGGTGTGCTGCGGCTAGGTACAATTAACTCAGTGTTTCTGGTCGTGACTCATTTAGTAATTCTCTGTTGGATGTGGATGCAGAGTTTAGCCGTAGACATACATGACAAAACGGCGATCGCTCAATTCTATCAATTTATTTGGAAGCTCTTTTTCCTAGAATATTTAATGTTTCCCATTGCCTGTCTTTTAGCTTAA
- a CDS encoding tetratricopeptide repeat protein, whose product MLDNLQLTDILATVAVLVSITFLIYFAGKTLITANSFQKGVSLYQQKDYPGAEAAFRKVIAINSTNDVVRLFLGDVLREQGKVAEATELFQEVINRSPKNPQGYLRLATILMQQEKQAEAKTNLQKAQELLQKQRQPETAKRVAKLLEQMNTKTI is encoded by the coding sequence ATGCTCGACAATCTGCAATTAACTGATATTTTGGCAACTGTTGCCGTCCTTGTTAGTATTACATTCCTAATTTATTTCGCTGGAAAAACCTTAATTACTGCTAATTCATTTCAAAAAGGAGTTAGTCTTTATCAACAAAAAGATTATCCAGGTGCAGAAGCAGCTTTTCGCAAAGTTATAGCTATCAACTCAACCAATGATGTAGTCCGCTTGTTTTTAGGAGATGTTTTAAGAGAACAAGGTAAAGTTGCAGAAGCAACAGAATTGTTCCAAGAAGTGATTAACCGCAGCCCAAAAAATCCTCAAGGTTACTTACGTCTAGCAACTATTCTCATGCAGCAAGAGAAACAAGCAGAAGCTAAAACTAATTTGCAAAAGGCTCAAGAATTGTTGCAAAAACAACGTCAACCAGAAACAGCCAAAAGGGTTGCTAAATTATTAGAGCAAATGAATACTAAGACAATCTGA
- the cobA gene encoding uroporphyrinogen-III C-methyltransferase has protein sequence MTQQNGKVYLVGAGPGDVAYLTVKAYNLLATAQVLVYDALVDEQLLQCVSSDCLKLDVGKRGGKPSTPQTEINNLLVKFCQEGALVVRLKSGDPFIFGRSTSEIEALKAAGCEFEVVPGISSAIAAPLLAGIPLTDPVMSRCFAVLTAHEPEVLDWEALSRLDTLVILMGGKNLADIVHELLRRERSHLTPIAIIRWAGTPSQEIWTGQLGDILQQTAGLSLSPVVIVIGEVVRLRKYLQPEKIFPENSTTPMSSNQPLTGKTILVTRSSGQSSQFSDRLTTLGATVIEMPALEIGPPSSWKELDQAIANLSHFDWLILTSTNGVDYFFERLYIQGKDTRALAGLKIAVVGEKTSQSLKQRGIQADFIPPNFVADSLVEHFPESLLNKKILFPRVESGGREILVKELSAKGADVIEVAAYQSCCPTSIPLAAELALKNRTIHIITFASSKTVQFFCQLADKIFPHNIPNALEGICIASIGPQTSKTCHTLLGRVDIEAEEYTLDGLTQAIIQWSLKP, from the coding sequence ATGACTCAACAAAATGGCAAAGTTTACCTTGTAGGTGCGGGGCCGGGAGATGTGGCATACCTCACAGTGAAAGCTTATAATCTACTGGCTACGGCTCAAGTGTTGGTTTATGATGCCCTAGTGGATGAGCAATTGTTGCAGTGTGTATCATCTGATTGTCTGAAACTAGATGTAGGGAAGCGTGGCGGTAAACCCAGCACACCGCAAACGGAAATCAATAATTTATTAGTTAAGTTCTGCCAAGAAGGTGCATTAGTCGTTAGGTTGAAATCAGGTGACCCGTTTATTTTTGGTCGGAGTACCTCAGAAATTGAGGCTTTGAAAGCAGCAGGCTGTGAATTTGAAGTAGTACCAGGAATTTCCTCAGCTATAGCAGCACCTTTATTAGCAGGAATCCCGCTTACAGACCCGGTGATGAGTCGTTGCTTTGCAGTGCTGACAGCCCATGAACCAGAAGTTTTAGACTGGGAGGCGCTATCAAGGTTAGACACCCTAGTCATATTAATGGGTGGGAAAAACCTCGCAGATATTGTACATGAACTTCTACGGAGAGAGCGATCGCATCTCACACCTATAGCTATTATTCGCTGGGCAGGAACCCCCAGTCAAGAAATTTGGACTGGTCAACTGGGGGATATTCTCCAACAAACAGCAGGTTTATCTCTCTCCCCAGTCGTTATCGTCATTGGTGAAGTCGTCAGGCTACGCAAGTACCTACAACCTGAGAAAATATTTCCAGAGAACTCAACTACACCTATGTCCAGCAACCAACCTCTCACTGGAAAAACCATCCTCGTCACCCGTTCATCTGGTCAATCGAGTCAATTTAGCGATCGCCTAACTACACTTGGCGCTACAGTAATTGAAATGCCAGCGTTAGAAATAGGCCCCCCTTCTAGTTGGAAAGAGTTAGATCAGGCGATCGCTAATTTATCTCACTTTGACTGGTTAATTCTCACTTCCACCAACGGCGTAGATTATTTCTTTGAAAGGCTATATATCCAAGGTAAAGATACTCGTGCTTTAGCTGGGTTAAAAATCGCTGTCGTTGGGGAAAAAACCTCCCAAAGCCTCAAACAAAGAGGAATCCAAGCAGATTTTATTCCCCCTAACTTTGTGGCTGATTCTTTAGTAGAGCATTTTCCCGAATCACTACTAAATAAAAAGATTTTATTCCCCAGAGTGGAAAGCGGCGGTAGGGAAATTTTAGTCAAAGAATTATCCGCAAAAGGTGCAGATGTCATTGAAGTAGCTGCTTATCAATCTTGTTGTCCCACTAGTATTCCCCTAGCAGCAGAACTAGCCTTAAAAAATCGCACAATACATATCATTACCTTTGCCAGTTCTAAAACCGTGCAGTTTTTCTGTCAACTTGCAGACAAAATATTTCCTCACAATATTCCCAATGCTTTAGAAGGAATATGTATTGCTTCCATCGGACCCCAAACTTCAAAAACTTGTCATACCCTATTAGGTAGAGTCGATATAGAAGCTGAAGAATACACCTTAGATGGATTAACCCAAGCAATCATCCAATGGTCATTAAAACCCTAA